A window of Desulfovibrio sp. UIB00 genomic DNA:
AGTAGAAACTCGCACCGCCGCGCACGACGACCAGCCCCTTGCGGTGCACAAGGACGGCCTGCGGTTTTTCCCCGGCGCCAACGCCGTGCTCGGGCCGCTCAACGCTCTGGTCAACTGGGGCCGTTGCGGCTCCATCTGGCCAGTGACCTTTGGCCTTGCCTGCTGCGCCATCGAAATGATGGCCACAGGCGCGTCAACGCACGACCTTGACCGCTTTGGCATCATCTTTCGCGCCAGCCCCCGGCAGGCAGACTGCATGGTGGTGGCCGGAACCCTGAGCAAAAAAATGGCCCCGGTGCTGCGCAGGGTTTATGACCAGATGCCCGAGCCGCGCTACGTGCTCGCCATGGGCAGTTGCGCTTGCAGCGGCGGGCTTTTCCAGTCGTATGCCGTAACGCAGGGCGTGGATCAGATTATTCCGGTAGATGTCTATGTGCCGGGCTGCCCTCCGCGTCCGGAAGCGCTTTTTGACGGCTTTATCAAGTTGCAGGAGAAAATAA
This region includes:
- a CDS encoding NADH-quinone oxidoreductase subunit B, which translates into the protein MGEVETRTAAHDDQPLAVHKDGLRFFPGANAVLGPLNALVNWGRCGSIWPVTFGLACCAIEMMATGASTHDLDRFGIIFRASPRQADCMVVAGTLSKKMAPVLRRVYDQMPEPRYVLAMGSCACSGGLFQSYAVTQGVDQIIPVDVYVPGCPPRPEALFDGFIKLQEKI